In the genome of Globicephala melas chromosome 7, mGloMel1.2, whole genome shotgun sequence, one region contains:
- the ACKR3 gene encoding atypical chemokine receptor 3 has protein sequence MDLHVFDYSEPGNFSDISWPCNSSDCIVVDTVQCANMPNKNVLLYTLSFIYIFIFVIGMIANSVVVWVNIQAKTTGYDTHCYILNLAIADLWVVVTIPVWVVSLVQHNQWPMGELTCKVTHLIFSINLFGSIFFLTCMSVDRYLSVAYFTNTSSRKKKMARRAVCVLAWLLAFCVSLPDTYYLKTVTSASNNETYCRSFYPEHSVKEWLISMELISVVLGFALPFSIIAVFYFLLARAISSSSDQEKHSSRKIIFSYVVVFLVCWLPYHVVVLLDIFSILHYIPFTCQLENFLFTALHVTQCLSLVHCCVNPVLYSFINRNYRYELMKAFIFKYSAKTGLTKLIDASRVSETEYSALEQNTK, from the coding sequence ATGGATCTGCACGTCTTCGACTACTCGGAACCGGGGAACTTCTCCGACATCAGCTGGCCGTGCAACAGCAGTGACTGCATCGTCGTGGACACTGTGCAGTGCGCCAACATGCCCAACAAGAACGTCCTGCTGTACACGCTCTCCTTCATCTACATCTTCATCTTCGTGATTGGCATGATCGCCAACTCCGTGGTGGTCTGGGTGAACATCCAGGCCAAGACCACGGGCTACGACACGCACTGCTACATCTTGAACCTGGCCATCGCCGACCTGTGGGTGGTGGTCACCATCCCGGTCTGGGTGGTCAGCCTCGTGCAGCATAACCAGTGGCCCATGGGTGAGCTCACGTGCAAGGTCACTCACCTCATCTTCTCCATCAACCTCTTTGGCAGCATCTTCTTCCTTACGTGCATGAGCGTGGACCGCTACCTCTCTGTCGCCTACTTCACCAACACCTCCAGCCGCAAGAAGAAGATGGCGCGTCGTGCCGTGTGTGTCCTGGCGTGGCTCCTGGCCTTCTGCGTGTCCCTGCCCGACACCTACTACCTGAAGACTGTCACGTCCGCTTCGAACAATGAGACCTACTGCCGGTCGTTTTACCCCGAGCACAGCGTCAAGGAGTGGCTGAtcagcatggagctgatctccgtgGTCCTGGGCTTTGCCCTCCCTTTCTCCATCATTGCCGTCTTCTACTTCCTGCTCGCCCGAGCCATCTCCTCCTCCAGCGACCAGGAAAAGCACAGCAGCCGGAAGATCATCTTCTCCTACGTGGTGGTCTTCCTCGTGTGCTGGCTCCCCTACCACGTCGTGGTACTGCTGGACATCTTCTCCATCCTCCACTACATCCCCTTCACCTGCCAGCTGGAGAACTTCCTCTTCACGGCTCTGCACGTCACGCAGTGCCTGTCCCTGGTGCATTGCTGCGTCAACCCCGTGCTCTACAGCTTCATCAACCGCAACTACAGGTACGAGCTGATGAAAGCCTTCATCTTCAAGTACTCGGCCAAAACGGGTCTCACCAAGCTCATCGATGCCTCCCGAGTGTCGGAGACCGAGTACTCGGCTTTGGAGCAAAACACCAAGTGA